The window TTATTTCTTCACCATAACTCCATACTTTACCATAATGTTCTATCAAACTACCCTCTATCTCATCCAGAGCATATCTCCTAGCATTTCTACATTGAGTCACACTAATAATCAAGTTAAACTTTGTACTCACTTTGGCTTTCATTTTCCTTATGCTCATTTTGGGGTTCTTCAAAAGTTGATTCTTAAAATGCTTTCCAATACATTTATATGTTACAATGGAACCAAGTTTGAAGACTCTTGAACAGTTATGGTCATCAACTAAGGACTTAATCTGGAAAGACCTTTCACTACTCATCCAGGAAGCCCACAGTCTAAAACGACAAGAGGGGTTCTTGCTATCTTTACAACATCTCACTAATAACCTCTAACTATCATTTTTCTCATAATAAAGATTGTACCCATTCTTCACTGCATAGTTAGTCAAACAATTTTTTAATTCCATAGGGTTAGAGAATCTCATACCTAGAATTGGCACCATTTTGTCCCATTTTTGGTTCTCATTATGGACAGGGTACACTGGTTTGTCATCCCCATTGTTGGTTTCAACCTCAGCAGTTTCAAGCTCATCATTTTTATCCTTAGAAATACCTGACACCTGGTGTAAGAATTCATCACCAACAGTCTTGTCAAGAGAAGGAATGTAACCATCTGCTTCATGCTCATATGGAATATCAACAGAAAGTTGTGACTCTTTATCATCATCCACGTCTGGCTCAGAATAATGCCCTTCATCATCTTCTACTACTTCCATATTAGCCCAATCAAGTACAAAGTTCATTTTCGTGGTCTATATACACATTCATTGTTAGACCAACTTCATCACTATAACCCGTTTCAATAAACTCATAGTAATCAGCATCATTCCCAATTCTCCTAATACCCTCTGCCAATGGTTCATTTCTAGTGCAATAATATACATTATCGCAACTGCCTTCAATCAACTTTTTAACGAACAACTTAAAATCTTTGAGATCCATTGCACCAAAATCGACATCAACGATTGAAACAACAACAACGTTCAAGTACACTAATGGTTTTGGTGCGAATAAACCATTATAATGTACATAAACTGTCAAATACTTACGGAGTTTGGAATCGGAGGCCATCTTCTTCACTGTAACACTCACATTCACCACTTCTCTTTAATTTCGTAACTGTATTCTTCGATTAAACCCTAACTGTAAGGAGAAAAGGGGGTGAAAGAGTAACGGGTTTGCAACGTGGTCTAGGTCCACGTAATACGACATGTCATCTCTAATTAATGAGATAACCGGCAAAACAAGTGATAACCAGTATCGAAGGTTTTGGTGAGCAGGATTATTAAGTTCAATGGTAtaataaagacaaaaaaaaaaaagataagggaccaaatgagtacttATCTAACACTTTATTACCCTCAAAGGCCATTTtcctaaaaaaaaaaagttatggaGCTTTCTTTTGGCGTTTATGAATAGGAATAATGAGACTTACATGTTTTTTTTGGTGATTTCAATGTTGTCGTAAGTACGAATGAGAGATTATAAAATACAATGCCtttaacttaaaaataaaaaaaaataaaaataaaaataaaaaagtaccACACTATAACATATATAAATGAAAACCGAATACTATAATACACAAAtacatgaaagtacattgctatttcatgCATTTAGCCAATTATAAAATCCAGTATCCAAGTCATGTGTCATCTAAGGTTCAAATGTCGGAACTTGATCGTACGGAGTTTGTGTTTTTGCTTGATACACAATCCTCTTCACAAATCCTCGATAAGGATCCTCCTCTCGCTTCTTAATCAAATACGCAATATTCTTTTCAACCTCATTCTTTATTTGCAAGTACAATGCATTCGCGTTCTCTTTGTCGTTCAATATCTTCTCGAGTCCCTTTGTTTTTATAGGCTTCCCAAAAAGATAATAAAATCTCCCCGGAATCTTGGGTATAACCAATGGTAAATGAAGTTGTTGGTTAGCAACCTCCCCTTCCTTATCTTGCCTATTTACCATAACAAAACAAATGTCAAATTTCCTTAACAAAATGGTCACTCGATTTTATTACGTGAAAGTAAAACATAAAGAAAAAAGTTTGTGTTTACCTCAAAAGAAGTAATTTCTCATTATTTTCTTCTAAATAGTCACTGACTGCAGCATTTTTCTTCCAGTCATTGTAATCCAAGATCATCTACATACATTTTAAACCATCAAAATAAAATCATATCCATGGAGATACAGATTACATATATACAATctactttcaaaaaaaaaaattcgtaTCAACGAATTGTACTTTCTAAAACCTATTGACTACAACaacctttataaaaaaaaatatataattacgattatctaaaaaaaagttatttCTTACTTCTGACACATCATCTTCCCCTACGCATCCGAAGGGTACAATAGTGGCCCCAAACTTTGCAGCCATTCTTACAAACTCTTGTTGTTCAGGCCAAAATAACTTATGAACTTCACCCTGAGAAACAATAAAAACATCAACACACACTAAATACAACAAAACCTTAcagaaagtagattgctatttcttgcatttagcccttGAAAATCTAACAAATGAAGTGATGAGGTGGCGGACCTTACGGTGGAGGGCTTCACGTGCGCCACCAGGGTAAAGAAGCACGTATGATTTTgtagaaaataatttaaaaaaattaattggagTCACAGGCAACATTCCAAACACTCGTAAAATAATTGAAATATATGGAATCCCGGATTGAATGTCAAGTTTAAGACCTTCCGGATGCCCTAATCCACGaagaattatttttttttctttcaaaaattgtAAAAGAAGTATGAAAAGATCGAGCCCCATGAGCATATGATTCCCAACAAATAATACGGGGCCCTCTTTTGGAATCCCGTTTAATCCTGTTACTATTTTTTCATCCTCCATTGTTGAAAGCATCACTGGACTTGTAGCAAGGTGATACAACCTGTATTTAGTTAAAAGTGAGATTAGATAATGTTTCGTTTTTTTACTTGTATATATATAATGAgtgtttctttttttaattaccAATGGCCTTTGGTTTCCTTTTTGTATTCTGACATACTGGGAGGGAGGTGGTCCTTGACCTCATCATGGTATGAGGTACGTCTGTATTTTGAAGAACCTTTTATAATTGTCaacaaattcctatcattttcctGCACTAAAAATGTGTCATCATTGTCTCAAATAGTGTTTAACAAAATTTATCCAAAGGTATTTAATGaggatgacaaaaaaaaaaatagattataCATTGATCAATGTAAAAGAACCAAAAGTATAAGAGTTCACATTACCAATAGGATCATGTGACCTTTGCCTTTTAAGAAGTGTAAGCTGCAATTTTTCAACAATTGTGTAAGCCTTAGTGCCTCATCTTCACTAGGGAGTAGCTTATCCTTATAACTGAAAAGTTATTCCACCAAATTAATAAACTGTATCCATGAGGATCGACTATTTCAACAACTTTTTCAATGCTTCAATTACAAATCACTTTCTTTTGTTTCTTCCACCGAGGGCATTATACTTTGAAGCTTTTTTTAAATTAAGGGCCAAGTCATAATAACATTAGTAATCGTAATTGATATTATTATGACACTAATAAAAGAGATGATGATAATAGTAATAATGATACTCGAGGAAGAAAGAAACCTGGCCAAAACCAAAACTTCAGCAGTAATGGAATGAAGATGAGAATTAGCATATGAAGCAGCTGATTTAAGTAGTTTTAATCGCCAAATAAGAGCATCTTTTGGTAATATATCAACTAAACCCTGCCAACAAATAAACATAATCTTATCAGATGAACATAAGTTGAGTATAAGCTCAAAGAAAGAGGTCACATACACGTATTGTAGATAAGAAAATTGAACTCAAGGCACCATAAAATAGATTAGGAAGAGCCTCGAGTAGAAAAAGAAAAGTTGGAAGTCGTGATTTCTCGAAAGAAGTTGCTGAAACAGATAGAAGAAAGATGGGTGATtggataattaaaaaaaaaaaaaaaattagaaatacTGACCTGGATTTACAAGTATAATTACTAAGTCGATTGTAGGATTATGAGCAGCAACTGCAAGAGCTAAACATCCACCAAAGGAATCTCCAACCAGATAAATTGGCTTCTTTGGAGATGAAGCATGCTCCAGCCTCACGCTTTCTTCAACAAATTTAATCAAATCTTCATACAACAAAATTCATGAATTAAATCAGTTTCTACAAATGTTCCCCTTTGTTATGGACCAGGTGCTATATAACTGAAGTGAAGGCTTGAAGTGATTATTtgctcaattttttttaaatttcttacAATGATGGATTAACTTTTGTAATGGTTATTTGTCGATGATGTCTAAATCTTCAAAATGCCATTGAAATATACATGAATTTTGATGGAATTTGAAGGATTCCAATGGAACTAAATTCCTTCCATTAGGCAGATGCCCAAAAAGCCTTTGAATCGTTAAAGGAAAAGCTTACTTCTACACCCACACATGCTTTACCTAATTTTCACATGTTTTTTAACCTTAAATGTTATATGCAAGTGAAACTAAATACCTTCAAGTGGTGTTCTATCTTGAACAGGAATATGCAAAGCTCGAAATTCAAAAACTCTGTAATAAAGCAAGCTGCATGTTATAAGCTAGTATTGCAAAGGGTTTGATATGAAATACAAATCCTTTTATAAGAGCAAAGATTCATGATTACAATAAATGACAATGATTTCATATTCTTTAAAAAGTTTACACTATTATTAAGAAAATGGTTACATGTGAGTAGTGACTCACTTCCCAAGAGCTTTCTCGTGCAAAATGAGTCCCAATCCAGTTCCATCCAATCCTGAATGAATCAACACAACCAAACATTAACAATAAATTGAATCTCAAATTACAAAATATCACAAAGGGTTATTAACAGCTTTACAAAACCAATCAAAGAGTCCATATGAACATGAACCAGACATTACTATAGTCTATAAGATCATTGGATTCATGATCATATAAGATTACCACTTACACAAGAATTAAAAACAAAATGATATCCGTGTTGATTGAATTTTGAAAACTCTTGAAAAATTGAATAATTACCAGGTAAATACAAAAGAACAGGTGAATCCTTCAATGGTGTACCACATGAGATAGGGCAAAACCACCGTGGTGGTCCTCCATCCGGTTTAATAATATCAGTCGCCAATTTAAAGAAATCTTTACCACTCTCACTTCCAAACCCATCGTCCCACAAAACTTCTAATTTTTCAGAAACATCTTCCCTTCTTTTCTTTCCTACAACTTCATAACTTAGCCTAGTCCTCTCATCAACAGAAGCTAATTTATCAACTCTAAAAGATTCTGATAATACTACAGGATCCTCACCAGATATACTCCTAACAAGAACTTGTGATCTGGATTTACAACCAGCATTAAGAGCTAAATGAGGTGGAAGTGGAACCCAAAAGCTGTTTGCAGTCAGTATCATTGCTTCCACAACAAATGGCTCAAAATTAGAGTTCAAAACCCTAGTTAGAATCGACAGATTAGTTGCTGCAGGCTTTGGTATTTGTTTTTTCGATTCAAAATAGAAAGTTTTGCTTGAAGCGAATATATAAATCGTTTCGGTGCTAATAAACCCATGAAGAAAGAAACA of the Lactuca sativa cultivar Salinas chromosome 6, Lsat_Salinas_v11, whole genome shotgun sequence genome contains:
- the LOC111907533 gene encoding phytyl ester synthase 1, chloroplastic, with the translated sequence MILTANSFWVPLPPHLALNAGCKSRSQVLVRSISGEDPVVLSESFRVDKLASVDERTRLSYEVVGKKRREDVSEKLEVLWDDGFGSESGKDFFKLATDIIKPDGGPPRWFCPISCGTPLKDSPVLLYLPGLDGTGLGLILHEKALGKVFEFRALHIPVQDRTPLEDLIKFVEESVRLEHASSPKKPIYLVGDSFGGCLALAVAAHNPTIDLVIILVNPATSFEKSRLPTFLFLLEALPNLFYGALSSIFLSTIRGLVDILPKDALIWRLKLLKSAASYANSHLHSITAEVLVLASYKDKLLPSEDEALRLTQLLKNCSLHFLKGKGHMILLENDRNLLTIIKGSSKYRRTSYHDEVKDHLPPSMSEYKKETKGHWLYHLATSPVMLSTMEDEKIVTGLNGIPKEGPVLFVGNHMLMGLDLFILLLQFLKEKKIILRGLGHPEGLKLDIQSGIPYISIILRVFGMLPVTPINFFKLFSTKSYVLLYPGGAREALHRKGEVHKLFWPEQQEFVRMAAKFGATIVPFGCVGEDDVSEMILDYNDWKKNAAVSDYLEENNEKLLLLRQDKEGEVANQQLHLPLVIPKIPGRFYYLFGKPIKTKGLEKILNDKENANALYLQIKNEVEKNIAYLIKKREEDPYRGFVKRIVYQAKTQTPYDQVPTFEP